The Juglans regia cultivar Chandler chromosome 2, Walnut 2.0, whole genome shotgun sequence genome includes a window with the following:
- the LOC108995477 gene encoding protein LURP-one-related 3-like isoform X1, whose translation MLVSKSNFMTVKVHPQVVIPSASCYFTSKQETYTIWMKSLVLGCKGCTVFDAKGQLVYRVDNYNCNFRDEVNLMDSKGKVLFTVPRKRFKLFRFWEGYRSTDKEIEMKRPGFQVRKTLRIPRGDSPCEVIVGLDENQPRHYKIHSWSSCKSACKLVDQFGGLVAEVNLFYNFSHSFILVELRAHCSGDRTNISCFHGQLKRKKSAGGVDLGNDVLTLVVEPYFDHSLIMGVFVVYCLINCKM comes from the exons ATGTTGGTGAGTAAATCCAACTTTATGACTGTAAAGGTCCATCCCCAAGTAGTAATTCCCTCTGCCTCCTGCTACTTCACTTCCAAACAAGAAACTTATACAATATGGATGAAGTCTCTAGTGCTTGGTTGCAAAGGTTGCACTGTCTTTGATGCGAAGGGTCAACTTGTGTATCGTGTTGATAACTACAATTGCAACTTTAGAGATGAAGTTAATCTTATGGATTCCAAGGGCAAGGTCCTCTTCACAGTACCAAGAAAG AGATTCAAATTGTTCAGGTTTTGGGAGGGCTACAGATCCACAGACAAAGAGATTGAAATGAAAAGACCTGGTTTCCAAGTTAGGAAAACCTTGAGGATTCCAAGAGGGGACTCACCATGCGAGGTTATTGTGGGGTTAGATGAGAATCAGCCACGCCATTATAAGATCCATAGCTGGAGTAGTTGCAAGTCAGCGTGCAAGCTAGTAGATCAATTCGGGGGCCTCGTTGCAGAGGTGAATTTATTCTATAACTtttctcattcattcattcttGTAGAACTGAGAGCTCATTGCTCAGGTGATAGAACTAACATATCCTGTTTTCATGGACAGttgaagagaaagaaatcaGCAGGTGGAGTTGATTTGGGCAACGATGTTTTGACCCTGGTTGTGGAGCCCTACTTTGATCACTCTCTTATCATGGGTGTTTTTGTTGTGTACTGTCTCATTAACTGTAAAATGTGA
- the LOC108995477 gene encoding protein LURP-one-related 11-like isoform X2 produces MLVSKSNFMTVKVHPQVVIPSASCYFTSKQETYTIWMKSLVLGCKGCTVFDAKGQLVYRVDNYNCNFRDEVNLMDSKGKVLFTVPRKRFKLFRFWEGYRSTDKEIEMKRPGFQVRKTLRIPRGDSPCEVIVGLDENQPRHYKIHSWSSCKSACKLVDQFGGLVAELKRKKSAGGVDLGNDVLTLVVEPYFDHSLIMGVFVVYCLINCKM; encoded by the exons ATGTTGGTGAGTAAATCCAACTTTATGACTGTAAAGGTCCATCCCCAAGTAGTAATTCCCTCTGCCTCCTGCTACTTCACTTCCAAACAAGAAACTTATACAATATGGATGAAGTCTCTAGTGCTTGGTTGCAAAGGTTGCACTGTCTTTGATGCGAAGGGTCAACTTGTGTATCGTGTTGATAACTACAATTGCAACTTTAGAGATGAAGTTAATCTTATGGATTCCAAGGGCAAGGTCCTCTTCACAGTACCAAGAAAG AGATTCAAATTGTTCAGGTTTTGGGAGGGCTACAGATCCACAGACAAAGAGATTGAAATGAAAAGACCTGGTTTCCAAGTTAGGAAAACCTTGAGGATTCCAAGAGGGGACTCACCATGCGAGGTTATTGTGGGGTTAGATGAGAATCAGCCACGCCATTATAAGATCCATAGCTGGAGTAGTTGCAAGTCAGCGTGCAAGCTAGTAGATCAATTCGGGGGCCTCGTTGCAGAG ttgaagagaaagaaatcaGCAGGTGGAGTTGATTTGGGCAACGATGTTTTGACCCTGGTTGTGGAGCCCTACTTTGATCACTCTCTTATCATGGGTGTTTTTGTTGTGTACTGTCTCATTAACTGTAAAATGTGA
- the LOC108995452 gene encoding pectinesterase 1, with translation MDSVNIFKGYGKVNDLEDQSSQHRNTTTPSRKPLIFTFSILAILLLTLTIGVWLGALIHHTETEPPEFPPLSSIRVVCEVTRYPESCFSSISSLNLNPNPPSPEPADPEAIFKLSLRVSIAELSNFKPTISNSNEAALRDCRSQIEEAMGQLNDSLVAMDVGPGEKVLTEAKIGDLKTWISAAMTDQETCLDGLEEMESTALQAVKTKMQKAREYTSNSLAILANIHTLLGQFHMSLH, from the coding sequence ATGGATTCTGTCAACATCTTCAAAGGTTATGGAAAAGTAAACGACCTCGAAGATCAATCATCCCAACACCGGAACACCACCACCCCCTCCAGAAAGCCACTCATCTTCACATTCTCCATCTTAGCCATCCTCCTCTTGACGCTGACCATCGGCGTATGGCTCGGAGCCCTGATCCACCACACAGAAACCGAGCCGCCCGAGTTCCCACCACTCTCGTCAATCAGGGTCGTGTGCGAGGTGACTCGCTACCCGGAATCTTGCTTCTCCAGCATATCCTCCCTCAACCTCAATCCCAACCCCCCCTCCCCAGAACCAGCCGACCCAGAGGCCATTTTCAAGCTCTCCCTCCGAGTCTCCATCGCCGAACTCTCGAACTTCAAACCCACGATCTCGAATTCGAACGAGGCTGCTTTGCGCGACTGTCGAAGCCAGATAGAGGAAGCGATGGGTCAACTCAATGACTCATTGGTGGCGATGGATGTGGGCCCAGGAGAGAAGGTGTTGACGGAGGCCAAGATCGGAGACCTAAAAACGTGGATAAGCGCTGCGATGACGGACCAGGAGACGTGCTTAGATGGGTTGGAGGAGATGGAGTCAACGGCTCTCCAAGCGGTGAAGACGAAGATGCAGAAGGCCAGGGAGTACACCAGCAATAGCTTGGCGATATTGGCTAATATACACACTCTTCTTGGCCAGTTCCATATGTCccttcattga
- the LOC108995453 gene encoding 40S ribosomal protein S9-2-like, with translation MVHVSFYRNYGKTFKKPRRPYEKERLDAELKLVGEYGLRCKRELWRVQYALSRIRNNARMLLTLDEKNPRRIFEGEALLRRMNRYGLLDESQNKLDYVLALTVENFLERRLQTLVFKSGMAKSIHHARVLIRQKHIRVGRQVVNIPSFMVRVDSQKHIDFSLTSPFGGGRPGRVKRRNQKSAAKKAAGGDADEEDEE, from the exons ATGGTGCACGTCTCGTTCTACCGCAACT ATGGGAAGACCTTTAAGAAGCCCCGCCGTCCATATGAGAAGGAGCGTTTGGATGCTGAGTTGAAGCTTGTGGGAGAGTATGGGCTGCGATGCAAGAGAGAGCTGTGGAGGGTTCAGTATGCTCTGAGCCGTATTCGTAACAATGCAAGGATGCTTCTGACCCTTGATGAGAAGAATCCACGGAGGATCTTTGAGGGTGAAGCTCTTCTCCGGAGGATGAACCGTTATGGGCTTTTGGATGAGAGTCAGAACAAGCTTGATTATGTCTTGGCCCTGACTGTCGAGAACTTTCTTGAGCGCCGCCTTCAGACACTTGTCTTCAAGTCGGGCATGGCAAAGTCTATCCACCATGCTCGAGTGCTCATCAGGCAGAAGCATATAAG GGTTGGGAGACAGGTTGTAAACATCCCATCATTCATGGTGAGGGTTGATTCACAGAAGCACATTGATTTCTCACTTACCAGTCCATTTGGTGGTGGACGACCTGGAAGAGTGAAGCGAAGGAACCAAAAGAGCGCTGCTAAGAAGGCTGCTGGCGgagatgcagatgaggaggacgAGGAATGA